The Salegentibacter mishustinae genome includes a window with the following:
- a CDS encoding FMN-binding glutamate synthase family protein: MRNSFLIGSLVSVVVLTILILWQPNLWWVAVLLLPVYILGFKDYFQKADNIQRNYPLFGRLTNLLEEQRHVLQEALFLNRTEGMPFNWIQKEIVYKRAANANKNQPFGTQLSYESVGRERFLHSTFPSKEFRDNFRINIGGPNCTKPYSSSILNLGAMSYGSISKNATLALNAGAKIANFAQNTGEGGLTPYHRKYKADLIFQFGTGYFGCRNKEGDFDAKKFKKIAEDKLVKMIEIKISQGAKPGFGAILPASKNTREISEYRDIEAHTEIHSPAHHSAFSNPNELLKFIKELRDLSSAKPIGIKLCIGLKLEFDEMIEIFSKNKENNFPDFIAVDGAEGGSGAASMDGLHWGGTPLFEALHFVDITLKKYNLRKHIKVIAAGKIISSFDIYKALAVGADACYSARGMMFALGCVQSLKCNLNTCPTGITTMDSKRVKALVVEDKKHKVANYHKNTIQGLKELLLSMGISDRNGINKTSIVRKISESDSKSYSELYK, from the coding sequence ATGAGAAATTCTTTTTTAATAGGTTCTTTAGTGTCCGTGGTAGTGCTCACAATCCTTATATTGTGGCAGCCGAATTTATGGTGGGTAGCGGTTTTACTGCTTCCTGTTTATATTTTGGGCTTTAAAGATTATTTTCAAAAAGCGGACAACATACAGCGTAATTATCCTTTATTTGGTAGGCTTACCAATCTTTTAGAAGAACAACGCCACGTTTTGCAAGAAGCTTTGTTCCTTAATCGCACCGAGGGTATGCCCTTCAACTGGATCCAGAAAGAAATCGTTTATAAGCGGGCCGCAAACGCAAACAAGAATCAGCCCTTTGGCACCCAGTTATCTTATGAGAGTGTTGGCCGAGAACGGTTTTTGCATTCTACATTTCCGTCAAAGGAATTCCGGGATAATTTTCGTATTAATATTGGAGGCCCAAATTGTACTAAACCCTACAGCTCAAGTATTTTAAATCTCGGGGCGATGAGTTATGGCTCTATAAGTAAAAATGCAACTTTGGCATTAAATGCTGGGGCTAAAATTGCAAATTTTGCACAAAATACAGGAGAGGGAGGTTTAACCCCATATCACAGGAAATACAAAGCTGATTTAATTTTTCAATTTGGCACGGGTTACTTTGGTTGCAGGAATAAGGAAGGGGATTTTGATGCTAAAAAATTTAAAAAAATAGCTGAAGATAAACTCGTGAAAATGATAGAAATTAAAATCTCACAAGGAGCTAAGCCAGGTTTTGGTGCTATACTTCCTGCCAGTAAAAATACCAGGGAGATTTCAGAATATAGGGATATTGAAGCACATACAGAGATTCATTCCCCGGCGCACCACAGTGCTTTCAGTAACCCTAACGAGTTGCTTAAATTTATCAAAGAATTACGTGATCTTTCCTCTGCAAAACCTATAGGGATTAAACTCTGTATTGGTTTAAAACTCGAATTTGATGAGATGATTGAAATATTTTCGAAAAATAAAGAAAATAATTTTCCAGATTTTATTGCGGTAGATGGAGCAGAAGGTGGTTCTGGGGCTGCAAGCATGGATGGATTACATTGGGGCGGAACACCTTTATTTGAGGCGCTCCACTTTGTGGATATAACTTTAAAAAAATATAATCTGCGCAAACATATTAAGGTTATAGCTGCGGGAAAAATAATTTCTTCTTTCGATATTTATAAAGCATTAGCCGTTGGGGCCGATGCTTGTTACAGTGCCAGGGGTATGATGTTTGCCCTGGGGTGTGTCCAATCTTTAAAATGCAATTTAAATACCTGCCCTACCGGAATAACCACTATGGATTCAAAGCGGGTAAAGGCTTTGGTAGTTGAGGATAAGAAACATAAAGTGGCTAATTATCATAAAAACACCATTCAGGGTTTAAAGGAATTGTTACTATCAATGGGTATCTCAGATAGAAATGGAATAAACAAAACCAGTATTGTAAGAAAAATTAGTGAGTCGGATAGTAAATCCTATAGTGAACTTTATAAGTGA
- a CDS encoding PepSY domain-containing protein, producing the protein MVKRKTAMKIRKAHRYLGIFIGIQFLMWTISGMYFSWTDIDEIHGDHFKKLPPETSNFENLAGISTLIPEMKIHSISLKEVSGMPYYFVNNEKLVHAQDGKVIDEISEEDAKNIAQRYVKDDFKIISVEKINKVGDHHEYRSGSFPAYVINYAQPKNLKAYVGATDASFKTVRYRDWRWFDFLWMTHTMDYEGRDDFNNLILRIFSLMGLITVLSGFLLWYISSPSIRKFQKKFK; encoded by the coding sequence ATGGTGAAGAGAAAAACAGCGATGAAAATTCGTAAAGCCCATCGATATCTGGGAATCTTTATAGGCATTCAGTTCTTGATGTGGACTATTAGCGGGATGTATTTTAGCTGGACCGATATCGATGAAATTCACGGAGATCACTTTAAAAAATTGCCTCCTGAAACTTCAAATTTTGAAAATCTTGCCGGTATTTCCACGCTCATTCCAGAAATGAAAATTCATAGTATTAGTTTAAAAGAAGTTTCGGGAATGCCTTACTATTTTGTAAACAACGAAAAACTGGTACACGCACAAGATGGCAAAGTTATCGATGAAATTTCAGAAGAAGATGCCAAGAATATTGCGCAACGATATGTAAAAGATGATTTTAAAATAATTTCAGTAGAAAAAATCAACAAAGTCGGGGATCATCATGAATACCGTAGTGGATCTTTTCCGGCTTATGTTATTAATTATGCCCAACCTAAAAACCTAAAAGCCTATGTGGGTGCTACCGATGCAAGTTTTAAAACGGTACGTTATCGCGACTGGCGTTGGTTCGATTTTCTTTGGATGACCCATACCATGGATTACGAAGGAAGGGACGATTTTAATAATCTTATACTACGTATTTTTTCTCTTATGGGCCTTATAACGGTCTTGAGCGGTTTTTTACTCTGGTATATTTCATCACCATCAATAAGAAAATTTCAAAAAAAATTCAAATAA
- a CDS encoding DUF3347 domain-containing protein, giving the protein MKKIIRSITVLSLIAGSLAIFSCKNDQNTKDAPKPMQNEMHQPNIDENAEAKGYEDEGLQAEFKDEKTADLYDLYVAIKDAFVNTNSQAASAKAAELAETATNKKGIVAIANEIAESGNINKQREAFSKLTEAMEPVLRNALASGEIYKQYCPMAFEGKGDYWYSNSKDIFNPYYGNKMLKCGRVQETIK; this is encoded by the coding sequence ATGAAAAAAATAATTAGAAGTATAACAGTTTTAAGTCTCATTGCTGGAAGTTTAGCGATATTCTCCTGTAAAAATGACCAAAACACAAAGGATGCCCCAAAGCCTATGCAAAATGAAATGCACCAGCCAAACATTGATGAAAATGCTGAAGCAAAAGGCTATGAGGATGAAGGATTGCAAGCAGAATTTAAGGATGAAAAAACTGCTGATCTCTATGACCTGTATGTAGCTATTAAAGACGCATTTGTAAATACCAATTCCCAAGCCGCTAGTGCAAAAGCAGCAGAACTTGCGGAAACGGCAACCAATAAGAAGGGTATAGTGGCTATTGCAAATGAAATTGCAGAAAGCGGTAATATAAATAAGCAGCGGGAAGCTTTTTCTAAACTTACAGAAGCTATGGAACCTGTTTTAAGGAATGCATTAGCCTCTGGAGAAATCTATAAGCAATACTGCCCCATGGCTTTTGAAGGAAAAGGAGACTATTGGTATTCAAATTCAAAAGATATTTTTAATCCATATTACGGAAATAAAATGTTGAAATGTGGTAGAGTTCAAGAAACAATCAAATAA
- a CDS encoding helix-turn-helix domain-containing protein → MPSSHLHFDYRHITHIFTDREGQSIQQLYISVRIERVKELLNYDDWSIAMIADNLGYSTAAYLSTSFKKATGLSPSGYRKLQVKDRKSINMV, encoded by the coding sequence ATGCCTAGCTCGCACCTGCACTTCGATTATAGACATATAACCCACATCTTTACAGATAGGGAGGGACAGAGTATTCAGCAGCTTTACATCTCGGTTCGAATTGAACGCGTAAAAGAACTTTTAAATTACGATGATTGGAGTATCGCGATGATTGCAGATAACCTTGGATATTCCACAGCCGCCTATCTTTCAACTTCATTTAAAAAGGCAACTGGGCTTTCCCCTTCAGGTTATAGGAAGTTACAAGTAAAAGACCGGAAAAGTATAAATATGGTCTAA